One Theropithecus gelada isolate Dixy chromosome 3, Tgel_1.0, whole genome shotgun sequence genomic window carries:
- the TES gene encoding testin isoform X1, which translates to MDLENKVKKMGLGHEQGFGAPCLKCKEKCEGFELHFWRKICRNCKCGQEEHDVLLSNEEDRKVGKLFEDTKYTTLIAKLKSDGIPMYKRNVMILTNPVAAKKNVSINTVTYEWAPPVQNQALARQYMQMLPKEKQPVAGSEGAQYRKKQLAKQLPAHDQDPSKCHELSPREVKEMEQFVKKYKSEALGVGDVKLPCEMDAQGPKQMNIPGGDRSTPAAVGAMEDKSAEHKRTQYSCYCCKLSMKEGDPAIYAERAGYDKLWHPACFVCSTCHELLVDMIYFWKNEKLYCGRHYCDSEKPRCAGCDELIFSNEYTQAENQNWHLKHFCCFDCDSILAGEIYVMVNDKPVCKPCYVKNHAVVCQGCHNAIDPEVQRVSYNNFSWHASTECFLCSCCSKCLIGQKFMPVEGMVFCSVECKKMMS; encoded by the exons aaaaatatgtcGTAACTGCAAGTGTGGCCAAGAAGAACATGATGTCCTCTTGAGCAATGAAGAGGATCGAAAAGTGGGAAAACTTTTTGAAGACACCAAGTATACCACCCTGATTGCAAAACTAAAGTCAGATGGAATTCCCATGTATAAACGCAATGTTATGATATTGACCAATCCAGTTGCTGCCAAGAAGAATGTCTCCATCAATACAGTTACCTATGAGTGGGCACCTCCTGTCCAGAATCAGGCATTG GCCAGGCAGTACATGCAGATGCTACCCAAGGAAAAGCAGCCAGTAGCAGGCTCAGAGGGGGCACAGTACCGGAAGAAGCAGCTGGCAAAGCAGCTCCCTGCACATGACCAGGACCCTTCAAAGTGCCATGAGTTGTCTCCTAGAGAGGTGAAGGAGATGGAGCAGTTTGTAAAGAAATATAAGAGCGAAGCTCTGGGAGTAGGAGATGTCAAACTTCCCTGTGAGATGGATGCCCAAGGCCCGAAACAAATGAACATTCCTGGAGGGGACAGAAGCACCCCAGCAGCAGTGGGGGCCATGGAGGACAAGTCTGCTGAGCACAAAAGAACTCAGTAT TCCTGCTATTGCTGCAAACTGAGTATGAAAGAAGGCGACCCTGCCATCTATGCCGAAAGGGCTGGCTATGATAAACTCTGGCACCCGGCTTGTTTTGTCTGCAGCACCTGCCATGAACTCCTGGTTGACATGATTTATTTTTGGAAGAATGAGAAGCTATATTGTGGCAGACATTACTGTGACAGCGAGAAACCCCGATGTGCTGGCTGTGACGAG CTGATATTCAGCAATGAGTATACCCAGGCAGAAAACCAGAATTGGCACCTGAAACACTTCTGCTGCTTTGACTGTGATAGCATTCTAGCTGGGGAAATATACGTGATGGTCAATGACAAGCCCGTGTGCAAGCCCTGCTATGTGAAGAATCACGCTGTG GTGTGTCAGGGATGCCACAATGCCATCGACCCAGAAGTGCAGCGGGTGAGCTATAACAACTTCAGCTGGCATGCATCCACAGAGTGCTTTCTGTGCTCCTGCTGCAGCAAGTGCCTCATTGGGCAGAAGTTCATGCCAGTAGAAGGGATGGTTTTCTGTTCAGTGGAATGTAAGAAGATGATGTCTTAG
- the TES gene encoding testin isoform X3, producing the protein MEKMGLGHEQGFGAPCLKCKEKCEGFELHFWRKICRNCKCGQEEHDVLLSNEEDRKVGKLFEDTKYTTLIAKLKSDGIPMYKRNVMILTNPVAAKKNVSINTVTYEWAPPVQNQALARQYMQMLPKEKQPVAGSEGAQYRKKQLAKQLPAHDQDPSKCHELSPREVKEMEQFVKKYKSEALGVGDVKLPCEMDAQGPKQMNIPGGDRSTPAAVGAMEDKSAEHKRTQYSCYCCKLSMKEGDPAIYAERAGYDKLWHPACFVCSTCHELLVDMIYFWKNEKLYCGRHYCDSEKPRCAGCDELIFSNEYTQAENQNWHLKHFCCFDCDSILAGEIYVMVNDKPVCKPCYVKNHAVVCQGCHNAIDPEVQRVSYNNFSWHASTECFLCSCCSKCLIGQKFMPVEGMVFCSVECKKMMS; encoded by the exons aaaaatatgtcGTAACTGCAAGTGTGGCCAAGAAGAACATGATGTCCTCTTGAGCAATGAAGAGGATCGAAAAGTGGGAAAACTTTTTGAAGACACCAAGTATACCACCCTGATTGCAAAACTAAAGTCAGATGGAATTCCCATGTATAAACGCAATGTTATGATATTGACCAATCCAGTTGCTGCCAAGAAGAATGTCTCCATCAATACAGTTACCTATGAGTGGGCACCTCCTGTCCAGAATCAGGCATTG GCCAGGCAGTACATGCAGATGCTACCCAAGGAAAAGCAGCCAGTAGCAGGCTCAGAGGGGGCACAGTACCGGAAGAAGCAGCTGGCAAAGCAGCTCCCTGCACATGACCAGGACCCTTCAAAGTGCCATGAGTTGTCTCCTAGAGAGGTGAAGGAGATGGAGCAGTTTGTAAAGAAATATAAGAGCGAAGCTCTGGGAGTAGGAGATGTCAAACTTCCCTGTGAGATGGATGCCCAAGGCCCGAAACAAATGAACATTCCTGGAGGGGACAGAAGCACCCCAGCAGCAGTGGGGGCCATGGAGGACAAGTCTGCTGAGCACAAAAGAACTCAGTAT TCCTGCTATTGCTGCAAACTGAGTATGAAAGAAGGCGACCCTGCCATCTATGCCGAAAGGGCTGGCTATGATAAACTCTGGCACCCGGCTTGTTTTGTCTGCAGCACCTGCCATGAACTCCTGGTTGACATGATTTATTTTTGGAAGAATGAGAAGCTATATTGTGGCAGACATTACTGTGACAGCGAGAAACCCCGATGTGCTGGCTGTGACGAG CTGATATTCAGCAATGAGTATACCCAGGCAGAAAACCAGAATTGGCACCTGAAACACTTCTGCTGCTTTGACTGTGATAGCATTCTAGCTGGGGAAATATACGTGATGGTCAATGACAAGCCCGTGTGCAAGCCCTGCTATGTGAAGAATCACGCTGTG GTGTGTCAGGGATGCCACAATGCCATCGACCCAGAAGTGCAGCGGGTGAGCTATAACAACTTCAGCTGGCATGCATCCACAGAGTGCTTTCTGTGCTCCTGCTGCAGCAAGTGCCTCATTGGGCAGAAGTTCATGCCAGTAGAAGGGATGGTTTTCTGTTCAGTGGAATGTAAGAAGATGATGTCTTAG
- the TES gene encoding testin isoform X2: protein MGLGHEQGFGAPCLKCKEKCEGFELHFWRKICRNCKCGQEEHDVLLSNEEDRKVGKLFEDTKYTTLIAKLKSDGIPMYKRNVMILTNPVAAKKNVSINTVTYEWAPPVQNQALARQYMQMLPKEKQPVAGSEGAQYRKKQLAKQLPAHDQDPSKCHELSPREVKEMEQFVKKYKSEALGVGDVKLPCEMDAQGPKQMNIPGGDRSTPAAVGAMEDKSAEHKRTQYSCYCCKLSMKEGDPAIYAERAGYDKLWHPACFVCSTCHELLVDMIYFWKNEKLYCGRHYCDSEKPRCAGCDELIFSNEYTQAENQNWHLKHFCCFDCDSILAGEIYVMVNDKPVCKPCYVKNHAVVCQGCHNAIDPEVQRVSYNNFSWHASTECFLCSCCSKCLIGQKFMPVEGMVFCSVECKKMMS from the exons aaaaatatgtcGTAACTGCAAGTGTGGCCAAGAAGAACATGATGTCCTCTTGAGCAATGAAGAGGATCGAAAAGTGGGAAAACTTTTTGAAGACACCAAGTATACCACCCTGATTGCAAAACTAAAGTCAGATGGAATTCCCATGTATAAACGCAATGTTATGATATTGACCAATCCAGTTGCTGCCAAGAAGAATGTCTCCATCAATACAGTTACCTATGAGTGGGCACCTCCTGTCCAGAATCAGGCATTG GCCAGGCAGTACATGCAGATGCTACCCAAGGAAAAGCAGCCAGTAGCAGGCTCAGAGGGGGCACAGTACCGGAAGAAGCAGCTGGCAAAGCAGCTCCCTGCACATGACCAGGACCCTTCAAAGTGCCATGAGTTGTCTCCTAGAGAGGTGAAGGAGATGGAGCAGTTTGTAAAGAAATATAAGAGCGAAGCTCTGGGAGTAGGAGATGTCAAACTTCCCTGTGAGATGGATGCCCAAGGCCCGAAACAAATGAACATTCCTGGAGGGGACAGAAGCACCCCAGCAGCAGTGGGGGCCATGGAGGACAAGTCTGCTGAGCACAAAAGAACTCAGTAT TCCTGCTATTGCTGCAAACTGAGTATGAAAGAAGGCGACCCTGCCATCTATGCCGAAAGGGCTGGCTATGATAAACTCTGGCACCCGGCTTGTTTTGTCTGCAGCACCTGCCATGAACTCCTGGTTGACATGATTTATTTTTGGAAGAATGAGAAGCTATATTGTGGCAGACATTACTGTGACAGCGAGAAACCCCGATGTGCTGGCTGTGACGAG CTGATATTCAGCAATGAGTATACCCAGGCAGAAAACCAGAATTGGCACCTGAAACACTTCTGCTGCTTTGACTGTGATAGCATTCTAGCTGGGGAAATATACGTGATGGTCAATGACAAGCCCGTGTGCAAGCCCTGCTATGTGAAGAATCACGCTGTG GTGTGTCAGGGATGCCACAATGCCATCGACCCAGAAGTGCAGCGGGTGAGCTATAACAACTTCAGCTGGCATGCATCCACAGAGTGCTTTCTGTGCTCCTGCTGCAGCAAGTGCCTCATTGGGCAGAAGTTCATGCCAGTAGAAGGGATGGTTTTCTGTTCAGTGGAATGTAAGAAGATGATGTCTTAG